From Chitinivibrionales bacterium, one genomic window encodes:
- a CDS encoding protein kinase: MNSNQNNDDIEKTFIEGSDVEKPAGQTGLHSLKAGTKINVNSEQITAAYSQTQIGANAILPEEEDGVPLGSGKIVGVLGTGGMAKVYKIWNEKLEVFRAAKILLPNQQGDLMNRFETEAKITAKLHHPNIVEIYNVGEWNNLPFLEMELIDGDSLEQLINKEGKIPETVCSAIAIFIARALTYAHGQEFLLYGKNYNGVIHRDLKPANIMIDKNGTVKLMDFGIARPTETSFHTVEGGIVGTLQYLAPEQIDGEGIDHGADVYALGAILYEMLTGTKTFPQKTITNLMQKKATNEYRKFDDFEFRVNTQLCKIAQKCLSVSKKDRYESAKALLQALEAAHKTLTSETPEEIIIHYLKDPDSLKTSAKVNFFRFVKPKILIPVGLATVLTALVIVFIQTGPKLAKKMPESEVNQNTKALSAQQAAAKTPEAPFDQELKPLAPQNKLSEKGPSEKEKNVTKSPPPKSQSVKPIPRRRRRPVQKKLSPREELKKKYDSDDLFTIAKRALGKNNSSDAILALENMPGDSKEKSIFLLEAYVQAGKTKDALYIVNSRKINDGQYEFLAGKTYYMINNNAQALNHFDDALLKPCATRNRNGVRNDALYYTALIRSRLYSARPSSDNRGHALQAWLVVKNCYRNNTSHIRYKKAVEQLASIK, from the coding sequence ATGAATTCCAATCAAAATAATGATGATATCGAAAAGACCTTTATTGAAGGGTCCGATGTCGAAAAACCTGCCGGGCAAACAGGCCTCCATTCGCTCAAAGCGGGTACCAAGATCAATGTTAATTCCGAACAGATAACCGCTGCATATTCCCAAACGCAGATCGGCGCCAATGCCATTCTTCCCGAAGAAGAAGATGGTGTTCCCCTTGGTTCCGGTAAAATTGTGGGTGTCCTCGGCACTGGCGGCATGGCAAAGGTATATAAAATATGGAATGAGAAGCTCGAAGTATTCCGTGCGGCAAAAATTCTCCTTCCCAATCAGCAGGGCGACCTGATGAACCGGTTTGAGACCGAAGCAAAAATCACCGCAAAACTTCACCATCCTAATATCGTCGAAATCTATAATGTCGGCGAATGGAATAATCTCCCCTTCCTTGAAATGGAGCTTATCGACGGTGATTCACTGGAACAGCTTATCAACAAGGAAGGGAAAATTCCCGAGACCGTATGCAGTGCAATCGCAATTTTTATCGCCCGCGCCCTCACCTATGCCCATGGCCAGGAATTCCTTCTTTACGGCAAGAATTATAATGGAGTTATCCATCGTGACCTGAAGCCGGCCAACATAATGATCGATAAAAACGGCACGGTCAAATTAATGGACTTCGGTATTGCCCGTCCAACAGAAACCAGCTTTCATACTGTGGAGGGCGGTATTGTCGGCACCTTGCAGTATCTGGCGCCCGAACAGATCGACGGCGAGGGAATCGATCACGGCGCCGACGTTTATGCACTTGGGGCAATCCTTTATGAGATGCTGACAGGAACGAAAACATTCCCGCAAAAAACAATCACTAATCTCATGCAGAAAAAGGCCACCAACGAATATCGCAAATTCGATGATTTCGAATTCCGGGTAAATACCCAATTGTGCAAAATTGCACAGAAATGCCTCAGTGTATCAAAAAAAGATCGCTATGAGAGCGCCAAAGCCCTTCTGCAGGCGCTGGAGGCTGCCCACAAAACGCTGACCTCCGAAACTCCCGAAGAAATCATTATTCACTACCTTAAGGACCCCGATAGCCTCAAGACATCAGCCAAAGTCAACTTTTTTCGTTTTGTTAAACCCAAAATTTTGATTCCTGTTGGATTGGCGACGGTCCTTACAGCGTTAGTAATTGTGTTTATCCAAACGGGTCCGAAATTAGCAAAAAAAATGCCTGAATCGGAAGTGAACCAGAACACCAAAGCTCTTTCAGCGCAACAGGCTGCGGCAAAGACACCGGAGGCCCCCTTTGATCAGGAATTAAAACCGCTGGCACCGCAGAACAAACTTTCCGAAAAAGGACCTTCTGAAAAGGAGAAAAATGTAACAAAATCGCCACCGCCAAAATCTCAGTCCGTAAAGCCCATCCCCCGACGCAGACGGCGGCCCGTTCAAAAGAAACTGTCTCCTCGCGAAGAACTTAAGAAAAAGTATGATTCCGACGATCTGTTTACTATTGCCAAAAGAGCACTTGGTAAAAACAACTCTTCCGATGCCATTCTTGCCCTGGAAAATATGCCGGGAGATTCCAAAGAAAAGAGTATTTTCCTCCTCGAAGCATATGTTCAGGCGGGAAAAACAAAAGATGCGCTCTATATAGTCAACAGCCGGAAAATTAATGACGGGCAGTATGAGTTTCTTGCCGGCAAAACATATTATATGATTAATAACAATGCTCAGGCATTGAATCATTTTGATGATGCTCTTCTCAAGCCCTGTGCAACACGAAACCGTAATGGTGTTCGCAATGATGCGCTCTATTATACGGCGCTTATTCGATCCAGACTTTATTCTGCTCGTCCATCCAGCGATAACCGAGGCCATGCACTTCAGGCTTGGCTGGTGGTAAAAAACTGTTATCGAAATAATACCAGCCACATCCGGTACAAAAAGGCGGTTGAACAGTTGGCGTCAATAAAGTAA
- a CDS encoding L,D-transpeptidase family protein: MPFLKSTTIEKFKKLGMNIPSRYLKVDIPSQTMRLIDGDTIIREYYVSTSRYGVGNRVGSNQTPRGIHRIKEKYGHGAPKGRIFRSREDTGEDWRESLTDDNCILSRILWLEGLEEGVNRGPGIDTYDRYIYIHGTNNEQLVGTPNSHGCINMKNDDVIDLFELVGEGTIVIID, translated from the coding sequence ATGCCGTTTTTAAAGAGTACTACTATCGAAAAATTCAAAAAACTTGGAATGAATATTCCTTCACGGTACCTGAAGGTCGATATACCTTCACAGACAATGCGATTAATTGATGGTGATACCATCATTCGGGAGTATTATGTGTCAACTTCCCGCTATGGTGTTGGAAACCGGGTCGGTTCGAACCAGACACCCAGGGGGATCCATCGTATAAAAGAAAAATACGGTCATGGAGCACCCAAAGGACGTATATTCAGAAGCAGAGAGGATACGGGGGAAGACTGGCGTGAAAGTCTCACCGACGACAACTGCATTCTGAGCCGCATCCTCTGGCTCGAGGGGCTCGAAGAAGGCGTGAATCGCGGTCCCGGAATTGATACCTATGACCGGTATATTTATATCCACGGTACAAATAACGAACAGCTGGTCGGCACACCGAATTCCCATGGATGTATTAATATGAAAAACGATGATGTTATCGATCTGTTCGAACTGGTCGGGGAGGGAACAATTGTCATTATCGATTAA
- the tssM gene encoding type VI secretion system membrane subunit TssM, producing MKKIPVWLIIVWSILFIGALVPLFLGGPFAKIAWLRWVIALPLLIGDGIWIAIAVTKVMKKRKKKHRFSGNRILFQRLSREADEAVHRYLKTATSRGWLKRSTLYERPWFLLCGLKGTGKTSLLNGSGLHFPVSYPSEADGLVLEGGDHNSWRFANEAVWIDTPGAVMDDERKDEWQALAASLAKVRSERPVDGVALVVNAHKVLTTDDDAGIRDLAKQLRRRIDELIELWGIEFPVYLLFNYADQIPGFNEYFRDILERSENQVFGATFSVEKQKQMPRFAFAEEFNLLCKSLTDLRLYRLSKEKDGARKRMICRFVIHFEGMRDKLGALVTELFKPSSYVGRPLFRGFYFTSCRTVQSEQDSPSFSEADVGMTIASHPLNPKRMFKPETGSSKSSAPRVASSFVLPLFRKIMVHDRTLVKTTHIRSRKELIRHYAVMGGIVAATLVVGILFAIARSNSSKMLNEISSDIAKLESAKSSLPDRYEEMGIIASNIARLQKYEDTNPPFILRFGYYKGEAMLDELKTAYFKRAQKLIVVPAVRYLEYSIRGGTQSYGELTGDEHSELYASLKTYLSISEAVANRPKDIDTIFLRMHLQEAVKRSLLAAFKSSRLPQSVETNLQDNIGRYLFYLKRQEFPLIQENQRLVAQARRRLRRLPSAQSLYETVINRISQEIPEVTLDEILNRSAEGILKSEKTISSLFTQGGWEEYVQDAITDASKNPYNIDWVIGLSEDEVPESALNKKKLRSDMVAAYLEDYESRWFDFLTSIRMEPFGDLPRCARIMQELVNPGSEMEKLFTAVAEYTVLKPGDKAEEAGGKVLEAAGKIKATKKYARKAQKAEGMASSIPFSRKSPFEMLDDAFEPFRTFTRSTGGALSGFQGYRDQILTLVEKLKVIEEQGVDKAVVVFNGKEDDPLLASWRYTQNALASMPEKLSESLTGILITPIEYTGISASDVLTRALNKQWQSEIVRPFTNRLAGRYPFNKRGEDASFDEVMDFFRPSTGTFWGFYDRTISSYIIKTSSGWMVRSLGSLNLNFNPQLAQSLSAAERIRDVYFKNDGTLRTIMLTVSPLSTNKHPAQIVVSGQSFDMPSGGETIRISWPTPGGTQSAQLRVKIGDDFTQDLSFGGAWGLMKLIDAARVNKINSSTLAVKWQINVQNMYMVQQNYRFQASGSDHPFADDLFEHFECPTVLIVEPEKTDTALR from the coding sequence ATGAAAAAAATACCTGTCTGGCTCATTATTGTCTGGTCGATCCTTTTTATTGGCGCCCTTGTTCCTCTTTTCCTCGGTGGTCCCTTTGCCAAAATTGCGTGGCTCCGATGGGTGATTGCGCTTCCCTTATTAATCGGCGACGGCATCTGGATTGCAATTGCCGTTACGAAGGTGATGAAGAAGCGTAAGAAAAAACACCGATTTTCAGGGAACCGGATTTTGTTCCAGCGACTCAGCAGGGAAGCCGATGAGGCGGTTCATCGCTACTTGAAAACCGCAACCTCACGGGGCTGGTTGAAACGCTCGACATTGTATGAACGCCCATGGTTCTTATTGTGCGGACTGAAAGGAACCGGAAAAACATCGCTTCTCAATGGTTCCGGACTCCATTTCCCGGTATCCTATCCTTCTGAGGCTGATGGTCTTGTTCTTGAGGGGGGAGATCATAATTCATGGCGTTTTGCCAATGAAGCAGTGTGGATTGATACACCGGGTGCTGTTATGGATGATGAGCGGAAAGATGAGTGGCAGGCCCTTGCCGCTTCCCTGGCAAAAGTTCGGAGCGAACGGCCCGTTGATGGTGTTGCGCTGGTGGTCAATGCTCATAAAGTGCTCACTACCGATGATGATGCCGGGATAAGAGATCTTGCCAAGCAGTTACGCCGACGTATCGACGAACTTATTGAATTGTGGGGTATCGAATTTCCGGTCTATCTTCTTTTTAACTATGCAGATCAGATCCCGGGTTTTAATGAATATTTCAGAGATATACTCGAGAGAAGTGAAAATCAGGTATTTGGTGCTACCTTTTCGGTGGAAAAGCAGAAACAGATGCCTCGTTTTGCTTTTGCCGAAGAATTCAATCTGTTATGTAAATCACTTACCGACTTACGTCTATACCGGCTTTCCAAAGAAAAGGACGGCGCCCGCAAACGGATGATATGTCGCTTTGTGATTCATTTTGAAGGAATGAGAGATAAACTGGGTGCGCTGGTCACCGAGCTGTTCAAACCAAGCAGCTATGTGGGGCGTCCTTTGTTCAGAGGTTTTTATTTCACCAGTTGCCGGACTGTTCAGTCGGAGCAGGATAGCCCCTCGTTCAGCGAAGCGGATGTGGGAATGACCATTGCAAGTCATCCGCTCAATCCCAAACGAATGTTCAAGCCTGAAACCGGTTCTTCCAAATCCTCCGCTCCCCGGGTGGCATCTTCCTTTGTTCTTCCTCTGTTCCGGAAGATTATGGTCCACGACCGTACGCTGGTGAAGACCACCCATATCCGGTCCCGCAAGGAATTGATCCGTCACTATGCAGTGATGGGAGGGATTGTTGCAGCAACGCTTGTTGTGGGCATCCTCTTTGCAATCGCCCGCTCAAATTCATCAAAAATGCTCAACGAAATCTCGTCGGATATTGCAAAGCTCGAGAGTGCAAAAAGCTCACTTCCCGACCGTTATGAAGAAATGGGTATTATAGCGAGTAATATCGCCCGGCTCCAAAAATATGAAGACACTAATCCGCCCTTTATTCTCCGGTTTGGATACTATAAAGGGGAGGCCATGCTTGATGAGCTGAAAACGGCCTATTTTAAACGCGCACAGAAACTGATTGTTGTTCCTGCGGTTCGCTACCTCGAATATTCCATCAGAGGTGGAACCCAATCCTATGGTGAATTGACCGGTGATGAACATTCCGAATTGTATGCATCATTGAAAACCTATCTTTCAATTTCTGAAGCGGTTGCTAATCGTCCCAAGGATATCGATACCATTTTTTTACGTATGCATCTTCAGGAAGCAGTCAAGCGGTCGCTCCTGGCGGCATTTAAAAGCTCCCGGCTTCCCCAGTCTGTCGAAACCAATCTTCAGGATAATATTGGACGGTACCTTTTTTATCTGAAACGCCAGGAGTTTCCTCTTATTCAGGAAAACCAGCGTCTCGTTGCCCAGGCCAGGCGACGGCTCAGGAGGCTTCCAAGCGCTCAGAGTCTTTATGAAACAGTGATCAACCGGATTTCACAGGAGATACCCGAGGTGACGCTGGATGAGATACTCAACCGGAGCGCGGAAGGAATTCTTAAGAGTGAAAAGACGATCAGCAGCCTCTTTACCCAGGGGGGGTGGGAAGAATACGTTCAGGATGCGATTACCGATGCGAGCAAGAATCCATACAATATCGACTGGGTGATCGGACTTTCGGAAGATGAAGTCCCCGAATCGGCACTTAACAAAAAGAAACTTCGCAGCGATATGGTTGCGGCATATCTTGAAGATTACGAATCCCGCTGGTTCGATTTTCTGACATCGATTCGAATGGAACCTTTTGGTGACCTCCCGCGATGCGCACGGATAATGCAGGAGCTTGTAAATCCCGGATCCGAAATGGAAAAGCTGTTCACTGCAGTGGCTGAGTATACCGTTCTCAAGCCCGGCGATAAAGCAGAAGAGGCTGGGGGAAAGGTCCTTGAAGCTGCAGGCAAAATAAAAGCAACGAAGAAGTATGCCCGCAAAGCCCAGAAAGCCGAAGGCATGGCATCATCGATACCCTTTTCCCGCAAGTCACCCTTTGAAATGCTTGATGATGCCTTTGAACCTTTTCGGACCTTTACTCGTTCTACCGGCGGCGCGCTCAGTGGATTCCAGGGATACCGGGACCAGATTCTTACCCTGGTTGAAAAATTGAAGGTTATTGAAGAACAGGGCGTCGATAAAGCCGTTGTTGTTTTTAATGGTAAAGAAGACGATCCGCTTCTTGCAAGTTGGCGGTATACTCAGAATGCCCTTGCAAGCATGCCCGAAAAACTATCCGAATCACTCACGGGTATTCTTATCACTCCCATCGAATATACCGGTATTTCGGCATCGGATGTTCTGACTCGCGCGCTTAACAAGCAGTGGCAATCGGAAATTGTCAGGCCTTTTACTAACCGGCTTGCAGGCCGGTATCCCTTTAATAAGAGGGGGGAGGATGCTTCATTCGACGAAGTTATGGACTTTTTCCGCCCCTCGACAGGAACATTCTGGGGATTTTACGACAGAACGATTTCATCTTACATTATTAAAACCTCATCGGGATGGATGGTCCGGTCGCTGGGAAGTCTGAATTTGAATTTCAATCCTCAGCTCGCTCAGAGTCTTTCGGCGGCAGAACGGATTCGTGATGTGTATTTTAAAAACGATGGTACATTGAGGACTATCATGTTGACAGTTTCTCCGCTTTCAACCAACAAACATCCCGCTCAGATTGTGGTGAGTGGTCAAAGTTTCGATATGCCATCCGGCGGTGAAACGATCAGGATTTCCTGGCCCACCCCTGGTGGTACCCAGAGTGCGCAACTCCGGGTAAAGATCGGGGATGACTTTACGCAAGATCTTTCATTCGGTGGAGCCTGGGGCCTTATGAAGCTTATCGATGCTGCACGGGTGAATAAAATCAACAGCTCGACGCTGGCGGTAAAATGGCAAATCAATGTGCAGAATATGTATATGGTCCAGCAGAATTACCGGTTTCAAGCCAGTGGCTCGGATCATCCCTTTGCCGATGATCTTTTCGAGCATTTTGAATGTCCTACCGTACTGATTGTCGAGCCGGAAAAAACCGATACAGCGCTCCGTTGA
- a CDS encoding PEGA domain-containing protein: MNFVVRPLIWLPIVSLFFAAFSVGAEEGTLTVRTQPEGVEVWLDDNFIGDSPILEKKLKPGRYTLKIIDPVQHTSLVEEVFIQSGEATIIEKTVKGKFGSLRITSDPEGANVHLTTTLGKTPLANDFMNPGKYRLEIEHPSKRFKTETQDIVIHRGKTVTLNKSLERHSVFDTKALVRLGLGAGAIVSYMWAIIEQGNVGRNEIKEENADIEDMANYEDLRKKAATKRTVGIILGSACVIGFEIVAFF, translated from the coding sequence ATGAATTTTGTAGTCAGACCCTTGATCTGGTTGCCGATAGTATCTCTTTTTTTTGCAGCCTTTTCGGTGGGTGCTGAAGAAGGAACTCTGACGGTAAGGACCCAGCCTGAGGGTGTTGAAGTCTGGCTTGATGACAATTTTATCGGTGATTCTCCGATTCTGGAGAAAAAACTCAAGCCCGGACGGTACACCCTGAAAATAATCGATCCTGTGCAGCACACCAGCCTCGTTGAAGAAGTCTTTATACAATCGGGTGAAGCAACGATTATCGAAAAGACGGTCAAAGGAAAATTCGGCTCCCTTCGTATTACCTCCGATCCCGAAGGCGCCAATGTACATCTTACAACTACCCTTGGAAAGACCCCTCTGGCCAACGATTTCATGAACCCGGGTAAATACCGGTTGGAAATCGAGCATCCGAGCAAGCGGTTCAAGACCGAAACACAGGATATTGTTATCCACCGAGGGAAAACTGTAACTCTTAACAAATCACTGGAACGCCATAGTGTATTCGATACGAAAGCATTGGTACGCCTGGGTCTTGGCGCCGGAGCAATTGTGTCCTATATGTGGGCAATCATCGAACAGGGCAATGTCGGGCGAAATGAAATCAAAGAAGAAAATGCTGATATTGAAGATATGGCAAATTATGAAGATTTACGAAAAAAAGCAGCCACAAAGCGTACTGTTGGAATTATTTTAGGTTCAGCTTGTGTGATAGGGTTTGAAATTGTCGCGTTTTTTTAA
- the tssK gene encoding type VI secretion system baseplate subunit TssK — translation MLGGNKVIWKEGMYLQPQHFQQAERHIFDQSNTRLQLYFSHYYGLTEIAIDKDALANNLFTLTRCSGVLPDGTSFDMPKKMHLSAPRSFSEHFSHELQSLDVFLALPVAIEGKDNVGLVGGETQATVRYRSKAHAITDEVFGGQKKEIDLGDYNFVTLFGDESQDNYSVIPIGKLVRNPEGRIVLKDKYIPPLLHISGSSYLMELIRGLLELLLAKISSLSQGRRQIEGGFAEFGSKEETAFRLLQTLNTFTPLLNHSHMAPRIHPYDLFALLTQFAGALCTFSSQVAINNLPRYDHQNLTATFERFAEIMRAVLGADISAGSVPFPIQQIKPSTYVAQGPDPKLLSTAKFYFGFSANAPEKELIVNVLQTIKISSPDKLDILISSAMPGVQLMHTSHLPEKLPTKPGFLYFTFDQQSELWHQIRAVGAIGFYFPHTFTDLQMEIVALKQ, via the coding sequence GTGCTGGGTGGCAATAAAGTAATATGGAAAGAAGGCATGTATTTGCAACCGCAGCATTTTCAGCAGGCCGAGCGTCATATATTCGACCAATCCAATACCAGACTTCAGCTCTATTTCAGCCATTATTATGGACTTACGGAGATTGCGATCGACAAGGATGCACTGGCGAATAACCTCTTTACACTTACCCGATGTTCGGGGGTCCTTCCCGACGGCACTTCTTTTGATATGCCGAAAAAAATGCACCTTTCGGCTCCGCGATCCTTTTCGGAGCATTTTTCACACGAATTGCAGTCGCTCGATGTTTTTCTGGCATTGCCCGTTGCAATTGAAGGCAAAGATAATGTCGGGCTCGTGGGTGGAGAAACACAGGCCACGGTACGCTATCGTTCCAAAGCCCATGCCATAACCGATGAAGTGTTTGGGGGGCAAAAAAAAGAGATTGATCTCGGCGATTATAACTTTGTCACCCTTTTTGGTGATGAATCGCAGGATAATTATTCGGTGATTCCCATCGGAAAATTAGTAAGGAATCCTGAAGGAAGGATTGTCTTGAAAGACAAGTATATTCCACCCCTTCTCCATATCAGCGGTTCCTCTTATCTTATGGAATTGATCAGAGGTCTTCTGGAACTCCTGCTTGCAAAAATATCATCGCTTTCCCAGGGGAGAAGGCAGATCGAAGGCGGATTTGCCGAGTTCGGCAGCAAAGAAGAAACTGCTTTTCGTCTCCTCCAGACCCTGAATACATTTACCCCCCTTCTTAATCATAGTCATATGGCGCCCAGAATTCATCCCTACGATCTTTTTGCATTGTTGACCCAGTTCGCCGGTGCTCTCTGTACCTTTTCATCACAGGTTGCGATAAACAATCTTCCCCGCTACGACCATCAAAACCTGACCGCCACATTCGAACGATTTGCAGAGATTATGCGGGCGGTATTGGGTGCCGATATTTCGGCAGGATCCGTACCCTTTCCGATTCAACAGATTAAGCCGTCGACCTATGTTGCCCAGGGCCCCGATCCCAAGCTTCTCAGTACGGCAAAATTCTATTTCGGTTTCAGTGCCAACGCACCGGAGAAGGAATTGATCGTTAACGTGCTCCAAACAATAAAAATTTCTTCTCCCGATAAGCTCGATATACTTATCTCTTCTGCAATGCCCGGGGTTCAGCTCATGCATACATCGCACCTGCCCGAGAAACTTCCGACCAAGCCGGGATTCCTGTATTTTACCTTCGATCAGCAGTCGGAGCTGTGGCATCAAATACGGGCGGTGGGGGCAATCGGATTTTATTTTCCTCACACTTTTACCGATTTACAAATGGAAATAGTGGCCCTGAAGCAGTAA
- a CDS encoding TIGR00730 family Rossman fold protein, whose product MDNIGEMGPLLNEPWRIFRIMAEFVEGFETLSRSGPYIAMFGSARTKEEHEHYALTRQTARNAAKNGYGIITGGGPGIMEAANRGADDEGGTSIGLNIQLPFEQTPNPYIKTTINFRYFFVRKVMFLKYTSAVIVLPGGFGTLDEMFETLTLVQTHKISYLPLILMGKKYWKGLFDWLTDSMLTEDYIEPDDLNLVQMTDDPDEAIDIIKKFYKKRNSNENFL is encoded by the coding sequence ATGGATAACATTGGAGAAATGGGACCATTGCTTAATGAACCGTGGCGCATATTCAGGATCATGGCCGAATTTGTCGAAGGATTCGAAACACTGTCACGTTCGGGACCCTATATTGCCATGTTTGGCTCGGCTCGAACCAAAGAGGAACATGAGCATTACGCTCTCACCCGTCAAACAGCGAGAAATGCGGCAAAGAACGGATACGGCATTATTACCGGTGGAGGACCGGGTATTATGGAAGCCGCCAACCGGGGGGCGGATGATGAAGGCGGCACTTCAATCGGTTTGAATATCCAGTTACCTTTCGAGCAGACACCGAATCCGTACATAAAAACGACGATCAATTTTCGCTATTTCTTTGTGAGAAAAGTAATGTTTCTCAAATACACTTCTGCCGTAATCGTTCTCCCCGGCGGTTTCGGTACTCTTGACGAAATGTTCGAAACGCTGACACTGGTTCAAACACACAAGATTTCTTATCTTCCCCTGATTCTCATGGGGAAAAAATACTGGAAGGGTCTTTTTGACTGGTTGACCGATTCGATGCTTACCGAAGACTATATCGAACCGGATGATCTTAACCTGGTGCAAATGACCGATGATCCTGATGAGGCGATCGATATCATTAAAAAGTTCTATAAAAAGCGAAACAGTAATGAAAACTTTTTATAA
- a CDS encoding histidine--tRNA ligase — MQVPSAPKGTRDFYPEEMAFRERIFNSWKNTCERYGFECFDAPLFEQLSLYTQKSGDEIEKQLYTFEDKGGRLMALRPEMTPSLARMVASKGTELKRPVRWYSIPRLFRYEKMQKGRLREFFQLNMDILGIKECTADAELIAASADIMRDLGFAADDFSIMISSRDLLEELFLSYGLEQKTLPALYAILDKRHKVAPDEFEAGIADIIPNQSLREKVITTFNVKSLDDLRGINPDLPSLQELARLFEYLDNYGMNDYVQFDIGIVRGLAYYTGIVFELFDRKRSLRAIAGGGRYDNLVKNYGGPDTPAVGFAAGDVVLGELLKLKENTSVALQRSRVFIVYAGNEYPGKPIRIAQQIRRNNVSCEYALRKVNIGKQMKRANSCGAEFAVIIGEEEETTGKVKLKNMRSGSETVINENQLIDELHMKLKN, encoded by the coding sequence ATGCAAGTACCTTCAGCCCCCAAAGGAACACGGGATTTTTATCCGGAAGAGATGGCTTTTCGGGAACGGATTTTCAACTCCTGGAAAAACACCTGCGAGCGGTATGGTTTCGAGTGCTTTGATGCTCCGCTTTTTGAACAGTTGAGTCTGTATACGCAGAAGAGCGGGGATGAAATCGAAAAACAGCTCTATACCTTTGAGGACAAGGGTGGACGGCTCATGGCACTTCGGCCGGAGATGACTCCTTCCCTCGCCCGGATGGTTGCCTCAAAGGGTACCGAACTTAAACGTCCTGTCAGATGGTATTCCATTCCTCGTCTGTTTCGCTATGAAAAAATGCAGAAAGGACGACTGCGGGAATTTTTTCAGCTCAATATGGATATTCTTGGTATCAAGGAGTGCACTGCCGATGCCGAATTGATTGCCGCATCAGCCGATATTATGCGGGACCTGGGTTTTGCTGCAGACGATTTCAGTATCATGATCTCGAGCCGTGATCTTCTGGAAGAACTTTTTTTGTCCTACGGACTGGAGCAGAAAACACTTCCCGCCCTCTACGCCATCCTTGACAAAAGGCACAAGGTCGCCCCCGATGAATTCGAAGCAGGAATTGCCGATATTATCCCCAACCAGTCGCTGCGCGAAAAAGTTATTACTACCTTCAATGTAAAAAGCCTTGATGACCTGAGGGGAATCAATCCGGATCTCCCCTCACTTCAGGAGCTTGCCAGGCTTTTCGAATATCTCGACAATTACGGCATGAATGATTATGTCCAGTTCGATATCGGCATTGTCAGGGGGTTGGCATATTACACCGGTATCGTATTCGAACTGTTTGACCGGAAACGATCACTGCGGGCCATTGCCGGTGGCGGACGGTACGACAATCTGGTAAAAAATTACGGCGGGCCCGATACCCCGGCTGTGGGATTTGCCGCCGGTGATGTCGTATTGGGCGAATTGTTGAAGCTAAAAGAAAATACATCGGTTGCCTTGCAGCGCTCCCGGGTATTTATTGTTTATGCAGGCAATGAATATCCCGGAAAACCAATTCGAATTGCTCAGCAAATCAGAAGAAACAATGTTTCCTGCGAATACGCTCTCCGGAAAGTCAATATAGGCAAGCAGATGAAACGGGCCAATTCCTGCGGGGCGGAGTTTGCGGTTATTATTGGTGAAGAAGAGGAAACAACGGGCAAAGTGAAACTGAAAAACATGCGTTCGGGCAGCGAGACGGTCATTAACGAGAATCAACTGATCGATGAGTTACACATGAAGCTGAAGAACTAA